Proteins co-encoded in one Candidatus Nitrosacidococcus tergens genomic window:
- a CDS encoding DUF1820 family protein, with protein MTKKRIYKIKFISQGKLYELFAREVSQSSIYGFIEIGEIIFGEKSVLVVDPTEEHLKSEFSGVNRTYIPMHTIVRVDEVEKGGINKITEVSLSEGNVAMFPSPIHTPGKTKK; from the coding sequence GTGACTAAAAAGCGTATCTATAAAATCAAATTTATCAGCCAAGGTAAGCTTTATGAATTATTTGCTCGTGAAGTATCTCAAAGTTCTATATATGGATTTATAGAAATAGGAGAGATTATCTTTGGAGAAAAATCTGTCCTGGTTGTAGATCCTACCGAGGAGCACTTAAAATCTGAATTTTCAGGAGTAAATCGTACTTATATCCCCATGCATACTATTGTGCGGGTAGATGAGGTGGAAAAAGGAGGTATAAATAAAATTACCGAGGTTTCTTTATCAGAGGGTAATGTAGCCATGTTTCCTTCTCCAATTCACACCCCTGGAAAAACTAAAAAATAA